The sequence CGACGGGCCTCTGGTCCCACTTCAGCGTCGGGGCGTATGGCTCCGACGACGCCGACCGCTCCCGGTTGCCCGCGGTCGCCGTCCGTCGGGCGGAGGCCCTGGTGGGACGGCCGATCGCTCCCGAGCGGGTGCTGGTGATCGGCGACACGCCGCTCGACATCGGCTGCGCTCGGGCCTTCGGCGCTGTGGCCGTGGCCGTGGCGACGGGGCAGCACAGCGCGGGGGAGCTCGCGGCCTGCGGTCCGGACCTCCTCTTCCCCGACTTTTCGGACGTTCACGGCGCCGCTGCGGCGCTTCTCGACGGAGGCGCCCCGCGCTGAGGCTCCTGGGCCTCTGGCTCCATCTTCTCGCGGCGGTGGTCTGGTTGGGCGGGCTCCTCTTTCAGAGTCACGTCCTCCTGCCCGCCCTCAAGCGGGATGGAGGGCTCCAGGTCGGAGCGCGGATGCTCCGGCGCGCCCGCCCCGTCGCCTGGGTCGCGATCCTGGTGCTCGTCCTCAGCGGGCTCCACAACCTCTCCCGCGTGAGCCTGGGCGTGCTGGTGGAGACGCGCGCCGGGACGCTGCTCGCGCTGAAGATCTTCCTGGTGATCGTGGCGCTGATG comes from Candidatus Rokuibacteriota bacterium and encodes:
- a CDS encoding CopD family protein; the encoded protein is MGGLLFQSHVLLPALKRDGGLQVGARMLRRARPVAWVAILVLVLSGLHNLSRVSLGVLVETRAGTLLALKIFLVIVALMLAAHRDFGLVSRLAREAEAGRSGARELRAMAWIDRAVILLGAAAVYLGLAVSRGG